The genomic window GGTTTACCCAACTTCTGAACATGCATATCAAGCAGGAAAACCTCGTAAGGACTCTGTCAGGGATTGGGTATTAAGTGCACCGTCGCCTTCCTTAGTAGCGATGGCTGCTCATGGGTTGTACTGGTGGGATGTTCGCCCTGGTTGGTCAAAAATTAAATTTGATCGCATGAAAGCTATATTACTGGCCAAATTCACACAGCACATCGACCTCCTAGATATCCTCCTATCAACCGGTGACGCCAGATTGGTTGAATCGGCCACTGTAGACAACGACGTCAATCGAACTTGGGGCGAGGTCAATGGTAAAGGCCGAAATATGCTTGGAGTATTACTAATGGAAGTAAGAGAGGAGCTACGAGCCAAAGAGACCACAAGTAAGAAAAGCGTCCGCAGGGCTTGAAAGGTGAAAGGCATACGTGTCACGATCCGCAACACTCGAAGGACTGCAGTACCGATAAATCGGGAGAAGGCCTGTACTTTCGAGACCTTTTAGTATAGAGATAATCGTACAGGCCCTCTTGATACACTACACCTGAAAGATAATCTTGAAGTTCAGACATCTCCGAGAATCGCGATTTGGTAAGTCTGGTAGCGGCTGTAGTGATGTTCTTCGTTGAGTACTCCGATAAAAGGCCTCTAGCCCCTACTGTCATACAGTTAAATGTCGATAGTACCTGCCCATATGCCAAAGCATGGGCAATACAGGTATAAGTTATGCCTTTCTGCAATGACGTTCTGTGAAGTAAGGAATGTATAAAACCTGCCGTACACCAATCACCCGCACCTGAGGTATCTTTGATAGTCGGGAGTTTATATGCCCCCATAGAAACCCAATCTTTAGTTAGGGAAGACGCTCTAAATTTGAGTCCATCAGCCCCTTTGGTTTGAATTTCTATATCCACTTTACTTAGGTCAAAAACGTCTAGATCCGGTATACGATCATCTGCATACTTCAACACATTGGTATATTTTAGGATACGTTCAAATAGCTCAGGATCATCTCCCACTGCAGACGGCTCAAATACTATAAAAACGCCTTTCTGAGAATACCTTTCAGCAAGCTTATATCCTAGCCTGGTAGGACGATCCAGGAAAAACACATCCGCGTCAGGTGCAGAGCGAACTTTACCATCGATTACACGTTCGTCGATGCAGAAATTTGGCTTGTGCTTTGTTCCGCATTGAGGACATGTAAAGCTAAATCTATGAGTGGGGCCGTCATTTCCAGACAACTGGTGCTGATATACTACTGGAGTGCGAAAATGCTTAGACTGCTTTAGGTAAGACGTATTAGCGTTAACCAAACGAAACTCTTGAAGAAGCCTTTCTCCTGCATGGTCTTTTCCAATGACAGAAATAGGTGTTGCGCCCCAGCCCAGGGAAGCAAGAATGGATAACACATTGCCTGCAGAGCCACCAAGGGCTGAAGAAACAGCTTCCCCTCTCTGATCGATTAAGATGTCGAGGGCAATTAACCCTGTTCCAACTACTCTTCTATTACTGCGCATGATTAGTTACTCTGAGGCAAAGGATTACGCATTAGGCTTTTCAACCAGCCAATTGTGCCACATTTTTATTGGCTCGCTTATAGGTATATCTGGCACATCTTGTGCCGTACATTGATAACCCATTGTTTCCGTATACATCACTGGAAGATCAAGATCTATAGCCGCAAATAGCATCCCCAGACTTCCGATTTTTCGTCCGGTGGGAGACAAAATCATCCTCGTTGGATGCTCTGGATACGATTTCAAGGCCTCTGTGCGCCCTTTTTCTATTCGTTTTATAGATTCAAAAACGTCTGTTGGATCCGATTCATGAGCATAAATAAAGTCTAGTAGATTCGTGTCCCATTCCTTAACTATCGGTTCATGAAACTTGATTAGAAGATCATCTGCCCGACGAGGATTGCTCGAGGGAAATGGTAAAATTGGTGCTACTTCTTCCGCATGAATTTTTGAATGGATTTTTCTGAGAGAAGAAAGGTTGTCTTCAGACAACTGAGGTAACCAAAGCTTTATAGACTGAGTTGCTCCGTCAGTTTCCATATCTTTCTGGAATCCGTGCATATACTCCGCGGAATCACTCGACATAGAGCTAACGTTCAAGGGGAAGCCCTGATCTTCAGCAATAACTACATGAACATCCATACTAGAAACTTTCTTCTTTTGTTCAAAAACATATTTCACCACTGGGAAGCAGACACCTCTCGACATAGTTGTGGCATCAACAATTACATCCGTATAGCTACTCCCATTCATTAAGTTCCCAAGTATTCGGATAGCATTTCGGCCAGCCACGTTTGCTGTATCATCAGCTACGATCTGAAGCTCAGGAAACGAAAGTGCACCGTGATTTATCAATTCTTCCAGGCGTGCCTTATTACGAGAAGCAGTTTGATTTAATACAGGAGAGACTTCTGGTCTGATTTCATTCAAAAATATGTATTTAGGAGGAAGAAACTTGTTTATGGATGAAATCAACTTAGGGAAGTGCAAACATGCGCTATTAAATCCTAGTGTACCGATAAATAGGACATTCTTATTTTTATTGCAAAAATACGACTCAAAGAAAGTCTGACACTCTTCTCGATTTTGATGGCTTATTATTTCTAGCATTGCGGATCCTATTCTGACACTGCGGACTGAAGACCAGATAAGGTATCTTCAATGAAGCCACCTCTACCTAGCGTTAGGCCATGTGCAATACATGGAACACCACCAAGTTCTAATAGACACCATTCTTCTTTTTTACATTTGTAGTTGGGAATAAATATTATGGCTTTATACGCAAAAGCAAAATGCAATATTCGCGTTAACCTTTCTGACCTGTCTAATACTGCATTAAACTCCCTCTGTGGAATTCCTATTGCGTTAGGGCCATCATCCAACGGAGCGTTAGGTGCCATGGTTCTCTCGACACAACGACTTGCGATAAATTGCACCAGATTCCGCACAGCTGCATGATACGGAAAATCCCATTCGCTAATTATTTTTCTGGCCCTATTCACCAAAGCTTTATGCTGGGTTAAAGGCGAAAGCTGTGGCTTCTTCCCTCTAATTAGCTGAGCCAAAAGTTCATCTATTAATGCGCCAGAAAGATTTATAAATTGTTCAATATTGGAGTTGCTTGCATCAGCTAACTTTTCCATACCAAAATAATACGGACGTCCAAAATCATGGAGGAGCTGTATTCTTGCGCCATCAATAACTGCTGTCCGAGCTTTACGATCTTCTGTAATTGGCTCTTCCCTAAAAACATCTTCACCAAGCAGCGAGAGCTGAGGGGTTTTATTCTTTTCTCGGTTAAGCAAAATCTTTAAAGCTGCTAAGCTCTCATCCTCAGGAAGGTCCCTGGGGACCCGTTTCTTTATAGCTTCCACTAACGAATCTGAAAATTGCGCTTCGCCTTGAATTTTATTAACAATTTTTCGCAACTTATCGATATCTGTTTTACGTAGTGCAGAAGCCTTTGTATCCAGCAACAGCCTCAGATCGTCTATAGATCGCCGTGAAAACTCAGGAATCCTGGGGATATATCGCTTACATATGTCTCGAGCAATCTTCCTAAATTCTTTTTTCTGATTACTCGAAAGCTGAACTAACTTTAGGAAATAGTCGCGGCCAGATGAGGTACCAAACTTAGATTCCACTACGGCATCTGAGGCTAAAACATCTCTGTAGTCTTCAGGGGATACTACATCAGGTCTACACATTACCCAACGGGATATCTGAATATTCCGTTTCTTCAGCCATTCCCTTAACGATACATACTGACTAGGATGGAGTTCATGAGCATCGTCTACGATGATCATCGGCTTAAGGGTCACACTACCTTTTCCGTTCCACGATTCTTTATTTGAAACTCGAAAACCTACAATATTTTCGAAGACATCGTATTTTTCGTTAATAAAATCAGATGCTAAGGTATTTTCGTCAGGCGCAATTAAAGAAGTCACGGTGCGAAATATTGCAAGCTCTACCTCACGAGCGTGTTCCCTAAATTCAATTGGAGAACGAGCTCCCATTGAAATGTGCGCAGACTCTGAATCTTCACTAAATAGAACTTCAATATCCTCAATTGGAATCTCAGCCTTTTCTAATTGCCGAAACCAACCAAGTACCGCTTTTGACTGTACAAATCCTCTTAATAAACTGGATCGGAGTTGCTCCGAGTAGGGTAGTTCCCAGATGCTCCGAAAATTGGAACTCATTGGCAGCCGGTAAGCCAACAATACTGGTACAAGGTCTGACAGAAGCTTTAAATCACTTAAAACACCAGCTAACTCGCCGTTAATTTGCTTT from Spartinivicinus poritis includes these protein-coding regions:
- a CDS encoding NADAR family protein is translated as MAKRAEEATVNEIRFYRANEKPYGVFSNLYKREIEFEGRVYPTSEHAYQAGKPRKDSVRDWVLSAPSPSLVAMAAHGLYWWDVRPGWSKIKFDRMKAILLAKFTQHIDLLDILLSTGDARLVESATVDNDVNRTWGEVNGKGRNMLGVLLMEVREELRAKETTSKKSVRRA
- a CDS encoding PfkB family carbohydrate kinase is translated as MRSNRRVVGTGLIALDILIDQRGEAVSSALGGSAGNVLSILASLGWGATPISVIGKDHAGERLLQEFRLVNANTSYLKQSKHFRTPVVYQHQLSGNDGPTHRFSFTCPQCGTKHKPNFCIDERVIDGKVRSAPDADVFFLDRPTRLGYKLAERYSQKGVFIVFEPSAVGDDPELFERILKYTNVLKYADDRIPDLDVFDLSKVDIEIQTKGADGLKFRASSLTKDWVSMGAYKLPTIKDTSGAGDWCTAGFIHSLLHRTSLQKGITYTCIAHALAYGQVLSTFNCMTVGARGLLSEYSTKNITTAATRLTKSRFSEMSELQDYLSGVVYQEGLYDYLYTKRSRKYRPSPDLSVLQSFECCGS